From one Thalassobaculum sp. OXR-137 genomic stretch:
- the sugE gene encoding quaternary ammonium compound efflux SMR transporter SugE has protein sequence MPWIVLTVAGLFEIVWAYSMKQSVGFTRLGPSIVTLAAMLASFGLLAWAMRSLPLGTAYMVWTGIGAVGAFIVGIVFLGEAVSPLRLVAALLIVSGLVLMKLSSPS, from the coding sequence ATGCCGTGGATCGTTCTCACCGTCGCCGGCCTGTTCGAAATCGTCTGGGCCTACTCCATGAAGCAGTCGGTCGGGTTCACCCGGCTCGGCCCGTCCATCGTTACCCTGGCCGCCATGCTGGCGAGCTTCGGCCTGCTGGCCTGGGCGATGCGGTCGCTGCCGCTGGGCACCGCCTATATGGTGTGGACGGGCATCGGCGCGGTCGGGGCCTTCATCGTCGGCATCGTGTTCCTCGGCGAGGCGGTCAGCCCGCTGCGTCTGGTCGCGGCACTTCTGATCGTCTCGGGTCTCGTGCTGATGAAGCTGTCGAGCCCCAGCTAG
- a CDS encoding ligase-associated DNA damage response DEXH box helicase → MNHTPPLPALPPAFQAWFAAKGWAAHPHQLEMLAAARAGRSALLIAPTGGGKTLAGFLASLVELAEDPKAGLHTLYISPLKALAVDIHRNLTAPIEEIGLAVTAETRTGDTPASKRQRQRRKPPHILLTTPESLALLLSYPDAGEIFAGLRCVVVDELHALAGTKRGELLALALARLGTLAPEARRVGLSATVAHPAALEAYLSKTGQAPAEDVTVVRGGEAAQAEVKILLPGGEKDEDRLPWAGHMGLYAIDRIYAAIQAHRTTLVFVNTRAQAELIFQALWHANEDHLPIALHHGSLAAEQRRKVEAVMAKGGLRAVVATSSLDLGIDWAAVDLVLQVGAPKGTSRLLQRIGRANHRLDTPSRALLVPANRFEVLECKAALDAMRAGELDGDPPRPGGLDVLAQHVLGTACAAPFDPSELYAEVITASPYAELDRETFDAVVEFVRTGGYALKVYDRFQRIRPNADGRLEVADKRVAQSYRMNVGTIVEAVTVKVRMGRGRILGEIEEYFVQWLRPGDTFLFAGRLLTFQGMRENFVDCTPGGEGEPAVPAYMGGKLPLTTQLAHRVRGMLEDSASWPTLPGPVEEWLELQRWRSVLPKADSLLVETFPRADREYLVAYTFAGRNAHQTLGMLLTRRMERMGLGPLGFVATDYVIAVWSVKACADVDTLFDQDMLGDDLEEWMAESSLLKRTFRNVAVIAGLIERKLPGHEKTGRQVTFNADLIYDVLRKHQPDHILLQATREDAARGLTDIRRLSDLLVSVQGRIVHRRLDRVSPLAVPILLEVGKEQVAGGAIEALMDDFAESLIEEAIGGDMQASLQL, encoded by the coding sequence GAGATGCTCGCCGCCGCCCGGGCCGGGCGGTCGGCGTTGCTGATCGCGCCGACCGGCGGGGGCAAGACGCTGGCCGGGTTTCTCGCCTCGCTGGTCGAACTGGCCGAAGACCCGAAGGCGGGGCTGCACACGCTGTACATCTCGCCGCTGAAGGCGCTGGCGGTCGATATCCACCGCAACCTCACCGCCCCGATCGAGGAGATTGGCCTCGCCGTCACCGCGGAGACCCGCACCGGCGACACCCCCGCCTCCAAACGCCAGCGCCAACGCCGCAAGCCGCCGCATATCCTGCTGACCACGCCGGAAAGCCTCGCCCTGCTGCTGTCCTATCCGGATGCGGGCGAGATCTTCGCCGGGCTGCGCTGCGTGGTGGTGGACGAGCTGCACGCGCTGGCCGGCACCAAGCGGGGTGAGCTGCTGGCCCTGGCGCTGGCCCGGCTCGGCACCCTGGCGCCCGAGGCCCGGCGGGTCGGGCTGTCGGCCACCGTCGCCCATCCGGCCGCCTTGGAGGCCTATCTGTCGAAGACCGGCCAGGCACCGGCCGAAGACGTCACCGTCGTGCGCGGTGGCGAGGCGGCGCAGGCGGAGGTGAAGATCCTGCTCCCTGGGGGCGAAAAGGACGAAGACCGCCTGCCCTGGGCCGGGCATATGGGGCTCTACGCCATCGACCGGATCTACGCCGCGATCCAGGCGCACCGAACCACTCTGGTCTTCGTGAACACCCGCGCCCAGGCTGAGCTGATCTTCCAGGCCCTGTGGCATGCCAACGAGGACCACCTGCCCATCGCCCTGCACCACGGCTCGCTGGCGGCAGAGCAGCGGCGCAAGGTGGAGGCGGTGATGGCCAAGGGGGGGCTGCGCGCCGTGGTCGCCACCTCCTCCCTCGATCTCGGCATCGACTGGGCCGCCGTCGACCTGGTGCTGCAGGTGGGCGCGCCGAAGGGCACCTCGCGGCTGCTGCAGCGCATCGGCCGGGCCAACCACCGGCTGGACACCCCGTCCCGCGCCCTGCTGGTCCCCGCCAACCGGTTCGAGGTGCTGGAATGCAAGGCCGCGCTCGACGCCATGCGGGCGGGCGAGCTGGACGGCGATCCGCCGCGCCCCGGCGGGCTCGACGTGCTGGCCCAGCACGTGCTCGGCACCGCCTGCGCCGCTCCGTTCGATCCGTCAGAGCTTTATGCCGAGGTGATCACCGCCTCGCCCTATGCCGAGCTCGACCGCGAGACCTTCGACGCGGTGGTGGAGTTCGTGCGCACCGGCGGCTATGCGCTGAAGGTCTACGACCGGTTCCAGCGCATCCGCCCCAATGCCGACGGAAGGCTGGAGGTGGCGGACAAGCGGGTGGCCCAATCCTACCGCATGAATGTCGGCACCATCGTCGAGGCGGTGACCGTGAAGGTGCGGATGGGGCGCGGCCGCATCCTGGGCGAGATCGAGGAGTATTTCGTCCAGTGGCTCCGCCCGGGCGACACCTTCCTGTTCGCCGGCCGGCTGCTGACCTTCCAGGGCATGCGCGAGAATTTCGTCGACTGCACCCCCGGCGGCGAGGGCGAGCCCGCCGTGCCGGCCTATATGGGCGGCAAGCTGCCGCTGACCACCCAGCTCGCCCACCGGGTGCGGGGCATGCTGGAGGACAGCGCGTCCTGGCCCACCCTGCCGGGACCGGTGGAGGAATGGCTGGAGCTGCAGCGCTGGCGCTCGGTCCTGCCCAAGGCCGACAGCCTGCTGGTGGAGACCTTCCCGCGGGCCGACCGGGAATACCTGGTCGCCTATACCTTCGCCGGGCGCAACGCCCACCAGACCCTGGGCATGCTGCTGACCCGGCGGATGGAGCGCATGGGGCTGGGACCGCTCGGATTCGTCGCCACCGACTACGTCATCGCGGTGTGGTCGGTGAAGGCTTGCGCGGACGTGGACACCCTGTTCGATCAGGACATGCTGGGCGACGACCTGGAGGAATGGATGGCGGAATCCTCCCTGCTCAAGCGCACCTTCCGCAACGTCGCCGTCATCGCCGGGCTGATCGAGCGCAAGCTGCCGGGCCATGAGAAGACCGGCCGTCAGGTGACCTTCAACGCCGACCTGATCTACGATGTTCTGCGCAAGCATCAACCCGATCACATCCTGCTGCAGGCGACCCGGGAGGATGCGGCGCGGGGGCTGACCGACATCCGCCGGCTGTCCGACCTGCTGGTCAGCGTGCAGGGCCGGATCGTCCACCGCCGGCTCGACCGGGTGTCGCCGCTGGCGGTGCCGATCCTGCTGGAGGTCGGTAAGGAACAGGTCGCCGGAGGCGCGATCGAAGCGCTGATGGACGACTTCGCCGAAAGCCTCATCGAGGAGGCGATCGGCGGCGACATGCAGGCCAGCCTGCAGCTCTAG
- a CDS encoding alcohol dehydrogenase family protein, with amino-acid sequence MTLPDRMFGVVLTGHGGPEMLQWRDDLPVPRPARGEVVVEVAAAGVNNTDINTRVGWYSKSGSPEEDAGWSGSAIDFPLIQGIDVCGRIAAVGEGVDPARIGERVLIEPCLREAGGRTLDTPKFLGSDCPGGFAQYTCVAARHASSVRSALSDSELASFPCSYSTAENMLTRAGVTGGDTVLVTGASGGVGSAAVQLARARGARVVAVTSAGKADALRELGADRTLGREDDFVAELGRGGVDAVIDLVAGPTWPTLLEVLRPGGRYAVSGAVAGPLVELDVRTLYLKDLSFFGCTALEPEVFGNLVGRIERGEVRPLVAETYPLAEIRAAQQAFSDKGYIGKIVLTVA; translated from the coding sequence ATGACCCTGCCCGACCGAATGTTCGGCGTCGTCCTCACCGGGCATGGCGGTCCGGAAATGCTGCAATGGCGCGACGACTTGCCCGTGCCCCGACCGGCGCGCGGCGAGGTGGTCGTCGAGGTCGCCGCCGCCGGGGTCAACAACACCGACATCAACACCCGGGTCGGCTGGTACTCCAAGAGTGGGTCGCCTGAAGAGGATGCGGGCTGGAGCGGATCGGCCATCGATTTTCCGTTGATCCAGGGGATCGATGTGTGCGGGCGGATCGCCGCGGTCGGCGAGGGCGTCGACCCGGCGCGGATCGGCGAGCGCGTCCTGATCGAACCCTGCCTGCGGGAGGCCGGCGGCCGTACCCTGGACACGCCGAAGTTTCTCGGCTCCGACTGCCCCGGCGGGTTCGCGCAATATACCTGCGTCGCGGCGCGCCATGCTTCCTCGGTCCGCAGCGCCCTGAGCGATAGCGAGCTGGCGTCCTTCCCCTGCTCCTATTCCACGGCCGAGAACATGCTGACCCGTGCCGGTGTGACCGGCGGCGACACCGTGCTGGTCACCGGCGCCTCGGGCGGGGTGGGGTCGGCCGCCGTGCAGCTTGCCCGGGCGCGGGGGGCCCGTGTCGTGGCGGTCACCAGCGCCGGCAAGGCGGACGCTCTCAGGGAACTCGGCGCGGACCGGACCCTGGGCCGAGAAGACGACTTCGTGGCGGAGCTCGGCCGCGGCGGCGTCGATGCGGTGATCGACCTGGTGGCCGGCCCGACATGGCCGACCCTGCTCGAGGTGCTGCGGCCGGGCGGGCGCTATGCGGTCTCCGGGGCGGTCGCCGGGCCGCTGGTCGAACTCGACGTGCGCACGCTGTATCTGAAGGATCTGAGCTTCTTCGGCTGCACCGCGCTGGAACCCGAGGTGTTCGGCAACCTGGTCGGCCGGATCGAGCGCGGCGAGGTCCGCCCCCTGGTGGCCGAGACCTATCCGCTGGCGGAGATCCGGGCGGCGCAGCAGGCGTTCAGCGACAAGGGCTATATCGGCAAGATCGTGCTGACGGTCGCCTGA
- a CDS encoding GNAT family N-acetyltransferase — MSVLMLRPAREDDIRTLAVLNRQLLDDEGHPTDIAIPELIERHRVWLSTKEWHQDILEIEGHVVGYIVHALNPYPLDPAIPERFVRQFFIDRAYRRQGLGRDAFDLFMETRVAPGGRVTLDVLESNPGGQAFWASVGCRPFFHRMELTRPAD; from the coding sequence GTGTCCGTTCTGATGCTGCGGCCGGCCCGCGAAGACGACATACGGACCCTCGCGGTCCTGAACCGCCAGCTTCTCGACGATGAAGGCCACCCGACGGATATCGCCATTCCCGAGCTGATCGAGCGCCATCGGGTGTGGCTGAGCACCAAGGAGTGGCACCAGGACATCCTGGAGATCGAGGGACACGTGGTCGGCTATATCGTCCACGCCCTCAATCCCTACCCGCTGGACCCGGCGATCCCGGAGCGCTTCGTCCGCCAATTCTTCATCGACCGCGCCTACCGCCGCCAGGGGTTGGGGCGCGATGCGTTCGATCTGTTCATGGAGACCCGCGTGGCACCCGGCGGCCGGGTGACCCTGGACGTGCTGGAGAGCAATCCAGGCGGCCAGGCGTTCTGGGCCTCGGTCGGCTGCCGGCCGTTCTTCCACCGCATGGAGCTGACCCGCCCCGCCGACTGA